The following proteins are co-located in the Trichomycterus rosablanca isolate fTriRos1 chromosome 14, fTriRos1.hap1, whole genome shotgun sequence genome:
- the LOC134326143 gene encoding zinc finger protein 271-like gives MTCGKSFKFQCDLKIHQRIHTGEKPYKCSECGKSFIQQINLKRHQRIHTGEKPYQCSHCGKSFIQQINLKIHQRIHTGEKPYQCSQCGKSFNRQSDLKTHQRIHTGDKPYQCSQCGKSFNQQSSLKRHQRIHTGEKPFQCSQCGKSFNAKSELKIHLRIHSGEKPYQCSQCGKSFNTQSNLKIHQRIHIGEKPYQCSQCGKSFIQQSHLKKHQHIHTGEKLYQCSQCGKSFNGQSDLKTHQRIHTGDKPYQCSQCGKSFNQQSSLKRHQRIHTGEKPFQCSQCGKSFNAKSELKIHLRIHSGEKPYQCSQCGKSFNTQSNLKKHQRIHTGEKPYQCSQCGKSFNQQSAFRRHQHIHTGEKPCGI, from the exons ATgact tgtgggaagagcttcaagtTCCAgtgtgatctcaaaatacaccagcgcattcacacaggagagaaaccatataagTGCTCagaatgtggaaaaagttttattcaacagattaatctcaaaagacaccagcgcattcacactggagagaaaccatatcagtgttcacactgtggaaaaagttttattcaacagattaatctcaaaatacaccagcgcattcacactggagagaaaccgtatcagtgctcacagtgtggaaagagttttaatagacagagtgatctcaaaacacaccagcgcattcacactggagataaaccgtatcagtgctcacagtgtgggaagagttttaatcaacagagttctctcaaaagacaccagcgcattcacactggagagaaaccgtttcagtgctcacagtgtgggaagagttttaatgcaaagagtgagcttaaaatacacttgCGCATTCatagtggagagaaaccatatcagtgctcacagtgtgggaagagttttaatacacagagtaatctcaaaatacaccagcgcattcacattggagagaaaccgtatcagtgctcacaatgtggaaaaagttttattcaacagagtcatctaaaaaaacaccagcacattcacactggagagaaactgtatcagtgctcacagtgtggaaagagttttaatggacagagtgatctcaaaacacaccagcgcattcacactggagataaaccgtatcagtgctcacagtgtgggaagagttttaatcaacagagttctctcaaaagacaccagcgcattcacactggagagaaaccgtttcagtgctcacagtgtgggaagagttttaatgcaaagagtgagcttaaaatacacttgCGCATTCatagtggagagaaaccatatcagtgctcacagtgtgggaagagttttaatacacagagtaatctcaaaaaacaccagcgcattcacactggagagaaaccatatcagtgctctcaatgtggaaagagttttaatcaacagagtgctttcagaagacaccagcacattcacactggagagaaaccgtgtGGAATCTAA